The Chlamydiota bacterium DNA window GCTTTGAGTGAAAAATTGTTAAAAAAAGCTCAAGTAATTGCCATTGAAAAAGATCGCGTTTTTGCACGGGCACTTTTGCGACTAGACCATTTAGAAGTACTCAACGAAGATGTGCTAAAAGTGGATTTTTCTACCTTTAAAAAGTGCAAAGTCGTAGCCAATTTACCCTACAATATCACGACCCCCATCTTAACAAAGCTGGTTGGATACGCGAATATTCAAAGCATCACTATCATGGTCCAAAAAGAAGTGGCTGATCGCATTTTGAGCCAGCCTAATACAAAAGACTTTTCATCCCTTACCCTGTTTTTACAATACCACGCAATGCTGAAAAAAGGCTTTTTTGTCTCTAGGAACTGTTTTTATCCAAAACCTAGCGTGGATTCCTATGTGCTGCAATTGACTTTGCATCAAAAATATCGCATCAAACGCGCGGAAGAATTCTTCCAAATCATTAGAAAATGTTTCCAACAGCGACGTAAAATGATCAAAACGACTCTAAAAGAGGATTTTGATCGTGCGCATTTGGAAGCTTTTTTTGGCAAAAGGCGCCCAGAAAATGTCTCACTTGATGAATGGCTGACGTTTTTTCAAAAAATACCGGCGCAACAACACAATAAATAAGATAACAAGTAATCCCACCGCATAGCGATTGGTATAAGGAAGACATCCTGCATACATGTTTTTTAGCGATTTTAAAAAG harbors:
- the rsmA gene encoding Ribosomal RNA small subunit methyltransferase A, whose protein sequence is MVYQPTKLKAFLDQLNVRPKKHLSQNFLIDQNILDKIVRFADLKPSDLVIEIGAGPGALSEKLLKKAQVIAIEKDRVFARALLRLDHLEVLNEDVLKVDFSTFKKCKVVANLPYNITTPILTKLVGYANIQSITIMVQKEVADRILSQPNTKDFSSLTLFLQYHAMLKKGFFVSRNCFYPKPSVDSYVLQLTLHQKYRIKRAEEFFQIIRKCFQQRRKMIKTTLKEDFDRAHLEAFFGKRRPENVSLDEWLTFFQKIPAQQHNK